From a region of the Aeoliella mucimassa genome:
- a CDS encoding complex I subunit 4 family protein gives MNLDNPAIFLSLLVFLPALAAAAIACFAPNDNPEVIKKATFWTTVVTFLLSIGMLFGWPGIQFQAGVDSMQHLFSVDWIPSFNIYFALGIDGISLPLVLLTTFISMLAMGASWPIEKHVKAYCVLFLLLETGMIGVFLALDFFLFYVLWEVMLLPMYFLIGVWGGPRREYAAIKFFLFTLFGSVLMLIAILMLYFSSDVRDLPTAKLQEFRFSPAQIEAIDEATTPQHTFSIMALQELGQTTDQFKGKLAGMTYEWWAFLLLLIGFLIKVPSVPVHTWLPDAHVEAPTPISMILAGVLLKMGGYGIIRIAYPICPEAAYDLAWLVCSLGVVSMVYGAFAALAQTDFKRLVAYSSVSHMGYVVLGLGVWSAMSPDYNADYWRWGMNGAMFQMIAHGVSSAGMFFMVGVLYDRVHHRDLNKFGGIFGRMPVYSGLAVGIFFAGLGLPGLCGFVGEVMVVLSTWKYCIVLAVIAASVVILTAGYILWTLQRVYLGADYNGPHPEALTPLTSREFRIAAPLLALAILFGVYPRVVLDYMEPSVSRTVEQLAPMTRKFEAKKAEEPAETEIAATTHSDMAS, from the coding sequence ATGAATCTTGATAACCCCGCCATCTTCCTGAGCCTACTCGTCTTCCTGCCCGCCTTGGCGGCAGCAGCGATTGCGTGCTTTGCTCCGAACGATAATCCCGAAGTCATTAAGAAAGCCACGTTCTGGACCACCGTGGTGACGTTCCTGCTGTCGATCGGCATGCTCTTCGGCTGGCCAGGCATTCAGTTCCAAGCGGGTGTCGACAGCATGCAGCACCTGTTCTCTGTCGACTGGATTCCCTCGTTCAACATTTACTTTGCCCTCGGCATTGATGGCATCAGCTTGCCGCTCGTGCTGCTGACCACGTTTATCTCGATGCTGGCGATGGGTGCCAGCTGGCCGATCGAAAAACACGTGAAGGCTTATTGCGTGTTGTTCCTGCTGCTCGAAACCGGCATGATCGGCGTGTTCCTCGCGCTCGACTTCTTCCTGTTCTACGTGCTATGGGAAGTAATGCTGCTGCCGATGTACTTCTTGATCGGCGTGTGGGGTGGCCCCCGCCGCGAGTATGCCGCCATCAAGTTCTTCCTGTTCACGTTGTTCGGCAGCGTGCTGATGCTGATCGCGATTCTGATGCTCTACTTCTCGAGCGACGTTCGCGACCTGCCTACCGCTAAACTGCAGGAGTTCCGCTTCAGCCCCGCTCAGATCGAAGCGATCGACGAAGCGACCACTCCGCAGCACACCTTTAGCATCATGGCCCTGCAAGAGCTGGGGCAGACCACCGACCAATTCAAAGGCAAACTGGCCGGCATGACCTACGAGTGGTGGGCCTTCCTGCTGTTGTTGATCGGCTTCCTGATTAAGGTGCCGAGCGTGCCGGTGCACACCTGGTTGCCCGACGCCCACGTGGAAGCACCAACGCCGATTTCGATGATCCTGGCGGGCGTGCTGCTCAAGATGGGTGGTTACGGTATTATCCGCATCGCTTATCCCATTTGTCCCGAAGCCGCGTACGATCTGGCTTGGCTGGTCTGCAGCCTGGGCGTGGTCAGCATGGTGTACGGAGCGTTTGCCGCACTCGCGCAAACCGACTTCAAGCGACTTGTCGCCTACAGTTCGGTGAGTCACATGGGCTACGTCGTGCTCGGCCTGGGTGTGTGGAGTGCCATGTCGCCCGACTACAATGCCGATTACTGGCGGTGGGGCATGAACGGTGCCATGTTCCAGATGATCGCTCACGGTGTCAGCTCGGCCGGCATGTTCTTTATGGTCGGCGTGCTTTACGACCGAGTGCATCATCGCGACCTCAACAAGTTCGGTGGCATTTTTGGCCGCATGCCAGTGTATAGCGGTTTGGCCGTTGGCATTTTCTTCGCTGGTCTCGGTCTGCCGGGGCTGTGCGGTTTTGTCGGCGAAGTGATGGTGGTGCTCTCCACCTGGAAGTACTGCATCGTGCTGGCCGTGATTGCCGCTTCGGTAGTGATCCTGACCGCAGGTTACATCCTGTGGACTCTGCAACGCGTCTACCTGGGAGCCGACTACAATGGTCCGCACCCCGAAGCCCTTACCCCGCTTACTTCCCGCGAGTTCCGCATCGCTGCTCCGCTGTTGGCCTTGGCCATCTTGTTCGGCGTGTATCCGCGAGTAGTGCTCGACTACATGGAGCCCTCGGTGAGTCGCACCGTGGAGCAACTCGCTCCCATGACGCGTAAGTTCGAAGCCAAGAAGGCGGAAGAACCTGCCGAAACCGAAATCGCTGCAACGACTCATAGCGATATGGCCAGTTAA
- a CDS encoding NADH-quinone oxidoreductase subunit N, which yields MQSIVDNLVSNTFGVSLPLYCPELVLCTTIVLLLLVRMFDRLTLVLPPFVIALIGTGLALAAAAPVDGFASLGTLPSTELFTGMLVYDGVTVYLRLALLLFAVLMVLLCRLTDLTAKFDGQDIYVLMLGATLGMCIMASANHLMTLFLGVEMASVPSYVLVGLVRNNRRASEAALKYAVYGAGAAGMMLYGISLLAGLLGTAHLPTIGWQLAELDLPGLIAGGQDLGVLAALVLAGLLIGVGLAFKLSAFPFHFWCPDAFEGGTAEVAGFLSVASKAAALALLVRVVMATCLPIDTTAPVVAEQPTQLQVVTVSNPTAANNTAATTVADSEATDPLGPVRTYLTTLIAVVALVTCTFGNLAAYGQTNIKRMLAYSTIAHAGYMMMPVAALVTLTGEPSGAAQALTSLLVYLGVYLFMNLAAFSIVAFLRNATGSENIDDYAGMVRSAPAITVCMVVAMASLLGIPPMAGFLGKFAAFAVLAKVGTPLMLTLLVVAGLNTVVSLVYYWRVVRTMVLRPEPISRGPVEISLAPVSFVVLVTLPLFLLFIFPSALTDLAQAAASGVLP from the coding sequence TTGCAATCGATTGTTGACAACCTGGTTTCCAACACCTTTGGCGTGAGCCTTCCGCTCTACTGCCCTGAGCTGGTGTTATGCACCACGATCGTGCTGCTATTGCTGGTTCGGATGTTCGATCGCTTGACTCTGGTGTTGCCGCCGTTTGTGATAGCCTTGATCGGCACCGGCCTGGCCTTGGCCGCGGCCGCTCCGGTGGATGGCTTCGCCAGCCTGGGCACGCTCCCCTCCACCGAACTATTCACCGGCATGCTGGTGTACGACGGAGTGACCGTTTACCTGCGACTCGCGTTGCTTTTGTTCGCAGTACTCATGGTGCTGCTCTGCCGGCTTACCGACCTTACCGCCAAGTTCGATGGCCAGGACATCTACGTATTGATGCTCGGCGCGACGCTCGGCATGTGCATCATGGCGTCGGCCAACCATCTGATGACACTCTTCCTGGGTGTCGAGATGGCGAGCGTCCCGTCGTACGTGCTGGTCGGTCTGGTACGAAACAATCGCCGCGCTAGCGAAGCGGCCCTGAAATACGCGGTGTACGGAGCAGGTGCGGCCGGCATGATGCTGTATGGCATTAGCCTGCTGGCTGGCTTGCTGGGCACCGCTCACCTGCCGACTATCGGGTGGCAACTTGCCGAACTGGATCTGCCGGGGCTGATCGCCGGCGGTCAGGACCTTGGTGTGCTGGCCGCGCTGGTACTGGCTGGTCTGCTGATCGGTGTCGGCCTGGCGTTTAAACTTTCCGCCTTCCCGTTCCACTTCTGGTGCCCCGATGCGTTCGAAGGGGGGACGGCCGAGGTCGCGGGCTTCCTGTCGGTGGCTTCGAAAGCGGCTGCCCTCGCCCTGCTGGTGCGCGTGGTGATGGCCACGTGCCTGCCGATCGACACCACGGCCCCCGTGGTAGCCGAACAGCCCACCCAACTGCAAGTAGTAACCGTTTCGAACCCCACAGCGGCAAACAACACAGCAGCGACCACCGTGGCCGACTCGGAAGCGACCGATCCGCTCGGGCCGGTCCGCACGTACCTTACCACACTGATTGCCGTGGTTGCGTTGGTGACCTGCACATTCGGCAACCTGGCCGCGTATGGTCAGACCAACATCAAACGCATGCTGGCCTACTCCACCATCGCCCACGCGGGATACATGATGATGCCGGTCGCCGCGCTCGTAACATTGACCGGCGAGCCCTCCGGCGCCGCGCAGGCGCTCACCAGCTTGCTGGTTTACCTCGGCGTGTACCTGTTCATGAATCTGGCCGCGTTCTCAATCGTCGCCTTCCTGCGAAACGCCACCGGTAGCGAAAACATCGACGACTACGCGGGCATGGTTCGCTCGGCTCCTGCGATCACGGTTTGCATGGTGGTTGCCATGGCGAGCCTGCTCGGCATTCCTCCCATGGCTGGCTTCCTCGGCAAGTTCGCCGCGTTCGCAGTGCTGGCGAAAGTTGGCACACCGCTCATGCTTACGTTGCTGGTGGTCGCCGGTTTGAACACGGTGGTTTCGCTGGTTTACTACTGGCGAGTGGTGCGAACCATGGTGCTTCGCCCCGAACCAATCAGCCGCGGTCCGGTGGAAATCTCGCTGGCCCCCGTCTCGTTCGTGGTGCTGGTGACGTTGCCGCTGTTCCTGCTGTTCATCTTCCCTTCAGCACTCACCGACCTGGCCCAAGCCGCTGCCTCAGGAGTATTGCCTTAG
- a CDS encoding helix-turn-helix domain-containing protein: MKKHIVCLDHQARGGLEQLARSGARAAQVVRRCQILLKSDSGCTDEEIAEHVGCTTRNVRAVRKRFCEEGVQRAVYDAPRSGRPPEFTKRQQQQVIALACSEPPEGRARWTLELLCEHAVKEGFVDSLSVTEVSLWLKEHDLKPWRKKLGACPS, translated from the coding sequence ATGAAAAAGCACATTGTTTGCCTGGACCACCAGGCCCGTGGAGGTTTGGAGCAGCTAGCACGCTCAGGCGCCCGCGCGGCGCAAGTGGTGCGTCGCTGCCAGATATTATTGAAATCGGACTCGGGATGCACCGACGAAGAGATCGCCGAGCATGTGGGCTGCACGACGCGCAACGTCCGAGCCGTCCGAAAGCGGTTCTGCGAAGAGGGCGTCCAGCGGGCGGTGTACGATGCGCCTCGCTCGGGCCGCCCCCCAGAGTTCACCAAGCGGCAGCAGCAACAGGTAATCGCCCTGGCGTGCAGCGAGCCGCCCGAGGGACGGGCTCGCTGGACGCTGGAATTGTTGTGCGAGCACGCGGTGAAGGAAGGCTTCGTCGATTCGCTCAGCGTGACGGAGGTCTCGCTGTGGCTCAAGGAACACGACCTGAAGCCGTGGCGAAAAAAACTTGGTGCGTGCCCAAGCTGA
- a CDS encoding IS630 family transposase, translating into MPKLNDEFCERMEDVLEQYEKPLDPNEPVVCLDEQPYQRVDDARPPEPAAPGKIAKQDYEYRRCGTCSVFVAVEPKAGKRFVQAKRHRKRADFARFVRDLLKRYPDAERVHLVMDNLNTHNEKSLIETFGEEAARPMLERIVWHFTPKHASWLNMAEIEISAIQRQCLGRRLASLDKVQSELSHCSRDRNRKKIKINWTFHRKDAKRVFPELYRK; encoded by the coding sequence GTGCCCAAGCTGAACGACGAGTTCTGTGAGCGGATGGAGGACGTCCTCGAGCAGTACGAGAAGCCGCTCGACCCGAACGAGCCGGTCGTCTGCCTCGACGAGCAGCCCTATCAGAGGGTCGACGACGCGCGGCCGCCCGAGCCCGCGGCACCCGGCAAGATCGCGAAGCAGGACTACGAGTACCGCCGCTGCGGAACCTGCAGCGTGTTCGTGGCGGTCGAGCCGAAGGCGGGCAAGCGATTCGTTCAGGCCAAGCGTCACCGCAAGCGAGCCGACTTCGCCCGGTTCGTCCGCGACCTCTTGAAGCGCTATCCCGACGCAGAGCGGGTTCATCTGGTGATGGACAACCTCAACACGCACAACGAGAAGTCGTTGATCGAAACCTTTGGCGAGGAGGCGGCTCGGCCAATGCTGGAGCGGATTGTGTGGCATTTTACCCCCAAGCATGCCAGTTGGCTCAACATGGCCGAGATCGAAATCTCGGCCATACAGCGACAATGCCTGGGACGTCGGTTGGCTTCGCTCGACAAGGTTCAAAGCGAACTCTCCCACTGTTCACGCGACCGCAATCGGAAGAAAATCAAAATCAATTGGACCTTCCATCGAAAAGACGCCAAACGCGTCTTCCCTGAACTCTATAGGAAATGA
- a CDS encoding TatD family hydrolase — protein sequence MYFDTHAHLDQDNFDDDRDEVVARAHQAGVTHILAMGVSAASSARCVELASQYSGMYAAVGIQPNYVHETDPGDWDRIVQLAQQPRVVALGETGLDRYWDDAPFDVQQDYFDRHLRHSQATGLPFIVHMRECEADVLEMLREAAARGPLAGVMHSYTGTAAGAAESIELGLYVSFAGMVTYKKSDELREVAATVPLDRMLIETDSPYLSPEPMRKIRRNEPAHVVHTCSCLAEVLGTTPMKVAEATTANAKRLFGIDKA from the coding sequence GTGTATTTTGATACCCACGCCCATCTCGACCAGGACAACTTCGACGACGATCGCGACGAGGTCGTCGCCCGCGCGCATCAAGCCGGCGTGACGCACATTCTGGCGATGGGAGTCTCGGCCGCGTCGAGCGCCCGCTGCGTGGAGCTGGCCAGCCAGTATTCCGGAATGTACGCAGCGGTTGGTATTCAGCCGAATTACGTCCACGAAACCGACCCTGGCGACTGGGACCGCATCGTGCAACTCGCCCAGCAGCCTAGGGTTGTCGCGCTCGGCGAGACCGGCCTCGACCGCTATTGGGACGATGCCCCCTTCGACGTGCAACAAGATTACTTCGACCGGCACCTGCGGCATTCGCAAGCGACGGGGTTACCCTTTATCGTGCACATGCGCGAGTGCGAGGCCGACGTGCTCGAGATGCTCCGCGAAGCGGCCGCCCGTGGGCCGTTGGCAGGCGTCATGCACTCGTACACCGGCACCGCTGCGGGAGCGGCCGAGTCGATCGAGCTGGGGCTCTATGTTAGTTTCGCGGGCATGGTCACTTACAAGAAGTCCGACGAATTACGCGAGGTGGCCGCTACGGTACCGCTTGATCGCATGCTGATCGAGACCGATTCGCCGTACCTGTCGCCGGAGCCGATGCGCAAGATTCGTCGCAACGAGCCCGCCCACGTGGTGCATACCTGTAGTTGCCTGGCCGAGGTGCTCGGCACCACGCCGATGAAAGTGGCCGAAGCCACCACGGCCAATGCAAAGCGTTTGTTTGGCATCGACAAAGCTTAG
- a CDS encoding VOC family protein → MPESIAVSRFNHAAVNASDVAASVAFYTQVLGFYEVPRPSFSFAGSWLYSEGLGMMLHLINDDRFTPIAERENTRRSHLAFRVADIDRTLELLAEHQVPVIQRRLPDHNYRQLFIHDPDGNLLELGEWPDVEQMDLTRIAPR, encoded by the coding sequence ATGCCCGAATCGATCGCGGTTTCCCGGTTCAATCACGCGGCGGTCAACGCGTCGGACGTCGCTGCTAGCGTGGCGTTCTATACCCAGGTATTGGGATTCTACGAAGTGCCGCGGCCGAGCTTTTCGTTTGCGGGAAGCTGGCTCTACAGCGAGGGCCTCGGCATGATGCTGCACCTGATTAACGACGATCGCTTCACGCCGATCGCGGAGCGCGAGAACACCCGCCGCAGCCATCTGGCATTTCGTGTTGCCGACATCGATCGCACGCTCGAGCTGCTGGCCGAGCACCAGGTGCCGGTGATCCAGCGACGCCTGCCCGACCACAACTACCGGCAGCTCTTTATCCACGATCCCGATGGCAATCTGCTCGAACTCGGCGAGTGGCCCGACGTGGAGCAGATGGATCTCACTCGGATCGCGCCGCGGTAA
- a CDS encoding M42 family metallopeptidase, which translates to MDQAAKDFLVKILETPSPSGYEVPVQDIVRSYVGKFADEVRTDLHGNVLASCNPDAELRVMFAGHADQIGLLVTYIDDNGFIYTDTVGGWDPQQLIGQRMTIYTANGPVPAVIARKPIHLLSPEERKQVVKAKELWLDIGAKDKAEAQEVVAIGDPVTLELGYQEMRNNIANSPGMDDKTGLWVCVEAAKRAKERGGLKVGVHVASTVQEEIGLRGATTSAYGINPHVGIAVDVTHATDCPTIEKFQEGDIKIGGGPVVYRGANMNPVVVDHLRSAADSAKIDLQWGAIGRGTGTDANAMQLARGGVATGLVSVPNRYMHSAVEVVSLDDLDACADLLAEFALSIAADADFTPR; encoded by the coding sequence ATGGACCAAGCCGCTAAAGATTTCCTCGTTAAAATCCTCGAAACCCCGAGTCCTTCGGGTTACGAGGTTCCCGTCCAAGACATCGTTCGCAGTTATGTTGGCAAGTTTGCCGACGAAGTTCGCACCGACCTGCATGGCAACGTGCTTGCCTCGTGCAATCCTGATGCAGAACTGCGAGTGATGTTCGCAGGCCATGCCGATCAGATTGGGTTGCTGGTTACCTACATCGACGACAATGGCTTCATCTATACCGACACCGTTGGGGGTTGGGATCCCCAGCAGCTCATCGGCCAACGCATGACGATCTATACCGCGAATGGCCCCGTGCCAGCGGTGATTGCTCGCAAGCCGATTCACTTGCTCTCGCCCGAAGAGCGTAAGCAAGTAGTGAAGGCCAAGGAGCTGTGGCTCGACATCGGTGCGAAGGATAAAGCCGAAGCCCAAGAAGTGGTTGCCATCGGCGATCCGGTCACGCTGGAACTCGGCTACCAGGAAATGCGCAACAACATCGCCAACTCGCCCGGCATGGACGACAAGACCGGCCTGTGGGTTTGTGTGGAAGCAGCCAAGCGGGCCAAGGAGCGCGGCGGCCTGAAGGTCGGCGTGCACGTCGCCTCGACGGTTCAAGAAGAGATCGGCCTGCGCGGTGCAACCACCAGTGCTTATGGCATCAATCCTCACGTTGGTATCGCAGTCGACGTCACCCATGCGACCGACTGCCCAACGATTGAGAAGTTCCAGGAAGGCGACATCAAGATTGGTGGTGGTCCCGTGGTGTATCGCGGAGCCAACATGAATCCCGTGGTGGTCGACCACCTGCGTTCGGCGGCCGACTCGGCCAAGATCGACCTGCAGTGGGGAGCCATCGGTCGCGGCACCGGCACCGATGCTAACGCGATGCAGCTCGCCCGCGGCGGCGTCGCCACCGGCCTGGTGAGTGTTCCCAACCGGTACATGCACAGCGCGGTCGAAGTGGTTTCGCTCGACGACCTCGATGCTTGTGCCGACTTGCTCGCTGAGTTTGCCTTGAGCATTGCAGCCGACGCCGACTTCACCCCTCGGTAA
- a CDS encoding alpha-L-rhamnosidase, giving the protein MLGPIRCGVALMVCAVIGMPSAEAKPATQLTVSEGFTNPLGFHDPTPTFSWKLPVGVKKQTAYRITTTAGDNTWDSGWVESDQSTLVPYGGKPFTSRDKVTWQVNFRDQDGKEAGASDKATFELGLLSSDDWQAKWIRPAQDSDPNKEPVAWLRKQFDSNRKVTTARLYITARGLFQASVNGQRVGDDHFANGWTSYPNRLDTLTYDVTSMLKSGDNTLQVELAKGWYAGHLAFAGKYGIFGNHPELLAQLEITYDDGQRQVIASDASWQATWQGPIVDSSIYDGEHYDARIQVGNWGDVQVSDELGAAQLVPKPFAPVRVTETLAAKKITQPEPGHYVFDLGQNMVGWARIALPAEKDKTVTLRFAEMLNQDGTMYTTNYRSAKSTDTYTAAETGTAKWEPTFTFHGFRYVEITGVPEDAEPQLDWVSGVVLHTDLDRTGKFVSSHAKLNQLHSNAIWGQRGNFLDIPTDCPQRDERLGWTGDAQVFCPTAMFHYDCHAFWKSWLGSMRDDQFDDGRIPHVIPDCLFDGNSPGWMDAATVVPWEVYIRTGDTEVLAENLDMMEKLIAHYRSRATDGLITEIPAFGDWLQPYAKETRGDTPAALIGTAYYARSAQLLSDSARVLGKDDLADKYAQEAAGVRKAFAAHYFNNEGKLQNAPETQTAYVLALAYDLIPADIRPQATDNLVRLVHEADNHLRTGFLGTAHLVQVLDKTGHQNLAYELLLKETYPSWFYSINQGATTVWERWNSYSHKDGFGDAGMNSFNHYAYGAIGQWMYERVAGLAPDAEHPGYKHMIVEPLIVGPLDSAKATLETPYGLASSGWEKQDGKATITIVVPPNTSATFLPPTNQASDVVSITARTVQDRIEVTEGDRLTMELPPGTHKFEVKLPE; this is encoded by the coding sequence ATGCTTGGACCAATCCGCTGTGGTGTTGCGCTGATGGTTTGCGCGGTAATCGGCATGCCATCGGCCGAGGCAAAGCCGGCCACCCAACTCACTGTTAGCGAAGGCTTTACCAATCCCCTTGGCTTTCACGACCCGACCCCAACGTTCAGTTGGAAGCTGCCGGTCGGCGTCAAGAAACAGACGGCCTATCGCATCACGACGACCGCCGGCGACAACACCTGGGATAGCGGATGGGTCGAGTCGGATCAATCGACGCTGGTTCCTTATGGTGGCAAACCTTTCACCTCCCGCGACAAAGTCACCTGGCAAGTGAACTTCCGCGACCAGGATGGCAAAGAGGCCGGCGCGAGCGATAAAGCCACCTTCGAGCTGGGCCTGCTCTCGAGCGACGACTGGCAAGCCAAATGGATCCGCCCTGCTCAGGACAGCGATCCCAACAAGGAGCCGGTCGCCTGGCTTCGCAAGCAGTTCGATAGCAACCGCAAGGTGACCACTGCCAGGCTCTACATTACCGCCCGCGGTTTGTTCCAAGCCAGCGTGAATGGGCAGCGAGTCGGCGACGACCATTTCGCCAACGGCTGGACTTCGTATCCCAATCGCCTCGACACTCTGACCTACGACGTGACCTCGATGCTCAAGTCGGGCGACAACACGTTGCAAGTGGAACTGGCCAAAGGTTGGTACGCAGGTCACCTGGCGTTCGCCGGCAAGTATGGCATCTTTGGCAATCATCCCGAGTTGCTCGCCCAACTCGAAATCACCTACGACGATGGCCAACGGCAAGTGATTGCCAGCGACGCCTCGTGGCAAGCCACCTGGCAAGGTCCGATTGTCGACTCCAGCATCTACGATGGCGAGCACTACGACGCCCGCATTCAGGTTGGTAACTGGGGCGACGTGCAAGTGTCCGACGAACTCGGCGCGGCCCAACTGGTGCCGAAGCCATTCGCCCCGGTGCGAGTCACCGAGACGCTGGCCGCCAAGAAGATCACGCAGCCTGAACCAGGGCACTACGTATTCGACCTGGGCCAGAACATGGTGGGCTGGGCCCGCATCGCCCTGCCGGCGGAGAAGGACAAGACCGTCACCCTCCGCTTTGCCGAAATGCTCAACCAGGACGGCACCATGTACACCACAAACTATCGCTCGGCCAAGTCGACCGACACCTACACCGCGGCCGAAACCGGCACCGCCAAGTGGGAGCCGACCTTCACGTTTCACGGGTTCCGTTACGTCGAGATTACCGGCGTACCGGAAGATGCGGAGCCGCAACTCGACTGGGTATCCGGCGTTGTGCTGCACACCGACCTCGACCGCACAGGCAAGTTCGTGTCGTCGCATGCCAAGCTTAACCAACTGCACAGCAATGCCATTTGGGGCCAGCGAGGCAACTTCCTCGACATCCCGACCGACTGCCCGCAGCGCGACGAGCGGCTCGGCTGGACCGGCGACGCCCAGGTGTTCTGCCCGACCGCGATGTTCCACTACGACTGCCATGCATTCTGGAAGAGCTGGCTCGGTTCGATGCGCGACGACCAGTTCGACGACGGGCGGATTCCGCACGTGATTCCCGACTGCTTGTTCGATGGCAATAGCCCTGGCTGGATGGACGCGGCCACCGTGGTGCCATGGGAGGTTTACATTCGCACCGGCGACACCGAAGTGCTGGCCGAGAACCTCGACATGATGGAGAAGCTGATCGCCCATTATCGCTCGCGTGCGACCGATGGGTTGATTACCGAGATCCCTGCGTTCGGCGACTGGCTGCAGCCTTACGCGAAGGAAACCCGCGGCGACACGCCGGCCGCGCTGATCGGCACCGCCTACTACGCCCGTAGCGCTCAGCTCCTCTCCGACTCGGCCCGCGTGCTCGGCAAAGACGATCTGGCCGACAAGTACGCTCAGGAGGCGGCCGGAGTTCGCAAGGCGTTTGCCGCGCACTACTTCAACAACGAAGGCAAGCTGCAAAACGCTCCGGAAACGCAAACCGCCTACGTGCTGGCCTTGGCCTACGACTTGATTCCGGCCGACATCCGCCCGCAAGCCACCGACAACCTGGTTCGCCTGGTGCACGAAGCCGATAACCACCTGCGTACCGGCTTCCTCGGCACCGCCCACTTGGTGCAGGTGCTCGACAAGACGGGACACCAGAACCTGGCTTACGAGTTGCTGCTGAAGGAAACCTATCCTTCGTGGTTTTACTCGATCAACCAGGGTGCCACGACCGTGTGGGAGCGCTGGAACAGCTACAGCCATAAAGATGGCTTTGGCGACGCTGGCATGAACTCGTTCAACCACTACGCGTACGGGGCCATTGGTCAGTGGATGTACGAACGCGTCGCCGGCCTGGCGCCCGATGCCGAGCACCCCGGCTACAAGCACATGATCGTCGAACCGCTGATCGTCGGCCCGCTCGACTCGGCCAAAGCAACGCTCGAAACTCCTTACGGGCTCGCTTCGAGCGGTTGGGAAAAGCAAGACGGCAAAGCGACGATCACGATTGTCGTGCCGCCGAACACGTCGGCCACGTTCTTGCCGCCGACGAACCAAGCGTCCGACGTCGTGTCGATCACCGCTCGCACGGTGCAGGATCGCATCGAAGTCACCGAGGGGGACCGCCTGACAATGGAGCTTCCGCCCGGCACGCACAAGTTCGAAGTGAAACTGCCTGAGTAA
- a CDS encoding type 1 glutamine amidotransferase domain-containing protein codes for MSRPLADQRILSFVGDIYEDLELWYPKLRMIEAGAEVVLAGPAAGVTYQGKNGYPAESDIAIADVNPSDFAGLLVPGGFMPDKLRRDARVLEIVREFDADGKLIAAICHGGWIPISAGVYRGVRVTGSPGIKDDLVNAGAVWEDEAVVIDRHFVSSRKPDDLPEFCLGMLEVLCRQC; via the coding sequence ATGAGTCGTCCCTTGGCCGATCAGCGGATTCTATCGTTCGTTGGAGACATTTACGAAGATCTGGAACTCTGGTATCCCAAGCTGCGAATGATCGAAGCGGGAGCCGAAGTGGTGCTGGCCGGGCCGGCGGCGGGCGTGACCTATCAAGGCAAGAATGGCTACCCAGCCGAGTCCGACATCGCCATCGCCGACGTGAACCCCAGCGACTTCGCGGGACTGCTGGTGCCGGGTGGGTTCATGCCCGACAAGCTGCGTCGGGATGCACGGGTGCTGGAGATTGTGCGGGAGTTCGACGCCGATGGCAAACTGATCGCTGCGATCTGTCATGGCGGGTGGATCCCCATCTCGGCCGGCGTGTATCGCGGGGTGCGGGTGACTGGTTCGCCAGGCATCAAGGACGACCTGGTCAACGCCGGTGCGGTATGGGAAGACGAAGCGGTGGTGATCGACCGCCATTTTGTCTCGAGTCGCAAGCCGGACGATCTGCCAGAGTTCTGCCTGGGGATGCTCGAAGTGCTTTGCCGGCAGTGCTAG